TCCCACCATCGTTCAGGAGAGACACCATGGTCAGCCAAGATCGCATCAGTCGACTGGCTCAGCAGATCGGCGAACGCCTGCAGGGCGCGTCCCAGGCCCCCGAGGAGGTGCAGAAGGGCATCCAGCAGGTCGTGCGGGGCGCCTTCGACCGCCTGGAGCTGGTGTCTCGTGAGGACTTCGACATCCTGATGGACGTGCTGCAGCGCACCCGTGGCCGGGTCGAGGCCCTGGAGAAGCAGGTCGCGGCCCTGGAGGAGGCGCTGGAGACCTCCCGGCCGGCGGCCGACGGTGAGGCGCCGGCCCCGGCCATCGAGGCCCCGGACACCCCCGCCGCGCCCGAGGAGGATGCCGGCGCCGGCGAGCCCGGCCGTTGAGCCATCGAGCGGT
The Halomonas sp. M4R1S46 DNA segment above includes these coding regions:
- a CDS encoding accessory factor UbiK family protein, with translation MVSQDRISRLAQQIGERLQGASQAPEEVQKGIQQVVRGAFDRLELVSREDFDILMDVLQRTRGRVEALEKQVAALEEALETSRPAADGEAPAPAIEAPDTPAAPEEDAGAGEPGR